Proteins found in one Siniperca chuatsi isolate FFG_IHB_CAS linkage group LG22, ASM2008510v1, whole genome shotgun sequence genomic segment:
- the LOC122870006 gene encoding homeobox protein HMX2-like, which yields MPGNMSKEDAPSRSASLTFTIDNILNLKRQESGDFGGPKEQRDSGWKKDFQARCEDVWDVRRTHESGADETAQTKPRVHRADRGENTPPLTAGSCPGAQSAHTAEDVSEQQQEQATADTKAMVKKKTRTIFSKRQIFQLEATFDMKRYLSSSERACLASSLQLTETQVKIWFQNRRNKLKRQLSTDMEGPLAAEHLSEAGNNVQLPTFYKDSSLLGGCLLPMPFPVLYPTANAAPYIYFSNTGKYFGLFDAD from the exons ATGCCGGGGAATATGAGCAAAGAGGACGCCCCGAGTCGGAGCGCTTCTTTGACGTTCACCATTGACAACATCCTCAACCTGAAGCGGCAGGAGAGCGGAGACTTTGGCGGCCCAAAGGAGCAGAGGGACAGTGGATGGAAGAAGGATTTCCAAGCGCGGTGTGAAGATGTGTGGGACGTCCGCAGGACGCATGAGAGCGGAGCAGATGAGACAG CGCAAACGAAGCCCAGAGTGCATCGTGCGGACCGCGGGGAAAACACGCCGCCGCTGACCGCCGGCTCCTGTCCCGGGGCGCAAAGTGCGCACACCGCCGAGGACGTGTccgagcagcagcaggaacaggCCACCGCGGACACTAAAGCCATGGTCAAGAAGAAAACACGCACCATCTTCTccaagagacagatatttcagCTGGAGGCGACTTTTGACATGAAGAGGTATCTGAGCAGCTCGGAGAGAGCGTGTCTCGCCAGCTCTCTGCAGCTCACCGAGACGCAGGTTAAAATCTGGTTTCAGAACCGCCGCAACAAGCTGAAGAGACAGTTATCCACGGACATGGAGGGGCCGCTGGCCGCCGAGCACCTCTCGGAGGCAGGAAATAACGTGCAATTACCGACTTTTTACAAagacagcagcctgctgggCGGATGTTTGTTACCTATGCCTTTCCCTGTCCTGTACCCGACTGCAAACGCTGCGCCTTACATCTACTTCTCCAACACTGGCAAATATTTTGGCCTGTTTGATGCAGACTGA